AACAATGTACACGGCACGAATGGCGGCACGAATGCAACGCGAGAAGCATCCATGGGCGGAAGTGTTTCCCAAGCGCGTGTTTTATTGTATTCTATTAGAGATGGCCGTCTCCTCTTGTCAGGCTGAAGCGTAACGACACATCTTCCGCCGGCAAGGGAAACGTGCATAAAGTAAGGATGCACTATGAGTGCAACATAGCATGACATTATCCTACGTGTTGCATGTGCGAAATGGGAAGGTAGTATTGATCAAGGCTCCAGTACTTGCGCTTCACGCCTTGCCAACTCGCTTCCTCCACCGTTGGGTATAGCGTCTTCCACGATGTCACCAGTCCAATATCGCGCAAATCAAGCTCACTCACGCGTGTGAACACTTGGTAAAAGAATGGATTCGTGGCTGCAAGGCCGTGAACGATTGTCAGCAAAAAGAAACGTACAAAAggagaagcgcgcgctcggaCCATTGAGTATATTCGGCACACACTCGAAAAATTTGCGCAAATCAACGGTAAGACATGTTAAACGCACCTTGGTAGTCCTGCGAGTAGGTATCGAAATACACAGCGTCAAATTCGCCAATGTACGGCGGGTACACATCTTCGCCGTCGCTGTCCTTCGTTGGCAGAAGATAGTCTTCCCACCTGCCCGGTAAGATCTCCACGTTGGGCAGCAGATCCCAGCCTTGCGCTTTGATAAATGCAAGCACGTCTGGATGTGGTTCAATAATGACATGTCTCCCTGGATTGTGCCGTTGGATGGCTTGGTCAATAATGCCCAGACCGAATCCCACATTGAGTACGGAAAATGCTGGCTTCTGAGCTTCGCACAGCGCTTCCGCCGACGCCTGCATGATGTCACTCTCCCATTCAGCCATAACCACATTCTTGTCCACATCCATGCACCGCCATTCTCCGCGCTCGTCTTGCTCAAAAAAGAGTTTGCTTTGGAGAAACTGCGGATTGTCTGCGGCGACTTCATTTTGCGTCCCTGGGACCAACGtgagcgacgcgccgtcgaAATGCGCCTCTTGATGCGTCGAGTCCTGTGCATTCATAGGCACAGATGCGTGCAAttgcgctttgcgcatAAGCAAGTCGGTCAGGAAcgatttgcgcacgccTTCTTCGAATAGCAGTGCGTAACATTTCGTCGCATTTTTCGACCACGCAACTTCCGCAGCTGTAAACCCCAGCTTATCCACAGCATTCCACAAAGCACCGTGCTTTAATAGCAGCTTGATGATGTCGGCATGTCCTTGATCCGCCGCATAATGCAATGCGTCCCAACCGAGAAGCTCGTCCGCAAACCAAACATCCGCGGAGCCGTCCCAATTATCTTCTGACGCAGGAGGCGCATGATCAGGATAAAAAAGCAACTTGCACTGCTCTATATCGCCGACCTCTGCGGCACGCAACAGCGCGTAATTGCGATCTTGCCGTACTTTCGACAGGCTTTGCGCCATGGTCCCTGACAAGAAAAAAGAAATAACACGTGCCACGTGCTCGGACCTGGCGGCGCGTTGGCTCGTCGCTTGGACAAACGAGGCCATGTCACTTTTTGGCGCATCCAGTAGTGCAGCAACGGCCACTGGCTTCCCTCGATCTTCGTCCTTTCCAGCACAGCCTGCTGCTCCTAAGCCCGCTTTTTCATTTGGCGGTACGACTGCGCCGTCGGCCGCGGAGCAGAAGCCAGGCGGCCTGTTTAGCAGCACTGCAGGAGCACCGACGTCCGGGACAGGCTTGTTTGGCGCTCAGAGtaatgcgccgcagccacAAAAACCTGCAGGTGGCTTATTTGgtatgcaggcgcagcagccgccTGCCAACACGAGCTTTTTCGGCGCATCACAGCCAGCACAACCGCCCGGCACAACCGCAGGCGGACTCTTTGGCAACTCACAGCAAGCACAACAGCCGGCCCAAGCAGGCACAGGCTTCTTTGGCGCTACACAGACGTCCGCTCCAACGGGTGGACTCTTTGGCAGTAGTGCGCAGCCCAGCAACACAGGGAATTTGGCTACCAATACCCAGCCGGCCACCGGCGGATTGTTCGGCGCGCAACCGAAACCTTTCGGCACCTCTACACTCCCTTTTAATGCACAGCCCGTAGCGCATGCATCGCCTTTGATGCAAAGCAATTTTTACCAGCGCGAAAGGTTTAATGAGCTGCCCGAGCCGCAGCAAAAGGTGTTGGAAGAGATGGAAAAATTTATTACCGGCCAAGTCCAGATAAAGAAtgagctgcacgcgcgcgaccAAAGCACCGACATGCGTCACCTCATGGCCGGTATTCAAGATTTTCGATCGAtgcaagaagcgctttCTGCCTCGTTAGAGGCCGATACCATGCGTGTCCAATCCATCGCGACGTCGGTGGGCAAAGATCGCGACGATAATGTGCACCTGTACCAGATCGCGACGAATGCCAAAGACCGGCTGAGCGATGGCGCAAGCTTTGTCGACTGGCTGCGCCAATTTTACGAGGGCGCAGCGGACGATTTTGTCGTTCGTATTCAACGATACCGCGTCACCATGGAACAGATCGAGCGGCATTTGCTCTCGCTCGAACAGCGCGAACAATTCGCGCCCCAAGGTATGTCTTATGTTTGTATCTAATCACTACAGTCATTGCGGAAATTATTAACGACCAAAACGCCTCGTTCATGGCGCTCGCTGAGCAGATCGCAACACTCCACGCCGAGATCGACACGCTGAAGAAGGACTACGTGAAATGGTATCAAGCACGTTTTCACTCGGTCAGAGATCCGTTTGCACCGAAAGCATCTGCAGCCCAAGGTCCATAGCTGCTCACAATTGTGCTTCGACCAAGTCAAAGTAGCGACCGCGCTTTTGTAGCAGTTCCTCGTGAGAGCCCGTCTCGACGATGCGACCCTCTTCCACGACGCAAATCACGTCCGCTTTGCGGATCGTGGAGAGACGGTGAGCAATCGTAATTGTGGTTGAGCTTTGGCATGCAttgtcgagcgcacgctggacAAGTACCTCGGATTCTGCATCCAGCGCAGAAGTCGCCTCGTCAAGCAAAAGAATCTTGGGGCGCCGAAGGAGCGCACGGGCAATGCACAAACGTTGCCGTTGGCCGCCGCTGAGTGAGGACCCTTTGAGGCCAATCATGGTGTCGAGCCCTTCTGGAAGTGCCATGGCAAAGTCCCATACACATGCTTCGCGACACGCCGTCTCGATGTCTTGCTCCGTGACTTGCTCGGGATGCACGGCACCAAGGAGTAGATTCCACCGAAGTGTGCCTTCGTACAACACAGGATCTTGGGAAACGTAGGCCATTTCCGCACGCCATGCTTCCATTGGGATGCTGCGAAGATCAATTCCGCCGTAGGTGATGGTACCGCGTGTGGGTTCGTAGAAGCGCTCCAAAAGCCCAAGAATGGACGACTTTCCGCTCCCTGACGTCCCGCAAAACGCCACTGTTTGATTCTCGCGGACTGTAAGGCATACATTGCGTAAAACAGCAGTATCAGGGCGCTGTGGATACCGAAACTCGACATGATGCAACTGAATATCACGCGGTCCTGTTGGCGGCCACATCTCGTCCTTGCTCGGCACCATTTCTGGaacgcgcggcttgcgaTCCCACCAGCCTTGCACGACTCTTGCCGCAtagcgcgcgcgcgcaatgtccGGCATAAATGTAGCGAGTCGCATGGAAGAGAAGATAGCAATAAACATGCCCTCAAACACGGCAAACATATTGAACGCAGAGATGCTATTCTTGCGAAGCAGCGTCACGCCCCAGTACATCATTAGCCCCGAAGTGCCGTACAGTGTGAACTGCGTGTAGGCAAACGCAAGGCTACCCAATGCCAACGATGGAATAtaagagcggcgcagtccACTTTCTCTTTTCATGTGCTCC
This is a stretch of genomic DNA from Malassezia vespertilionis chromosome 1, complete sequence. It encodes these proteins:
- the RMT2 gene encoding type IV protein arginine methyltransferase (EggNog:ENOG503NXSV; COG:E), with protein sequence MAQSLSKVRQDRNYALLRAAEVGDIEQCKLLFYPDHAPPASEDNWDGSADVWFADELLGWDALHYAADQGHADIIKLLLKHGALWNAVDKLGFTAAEVAWSKNATKCYALLFEEGVRKSFLTDLLMRKAQLHASVPMNAQDSTHQEAHFDGASLTLVPGTQNEVAADNPQFLQSKLFFEQDERGEWRCMDVDKNVVMAEWESDIMQASAEALCEAQKPAFSVLNVGFGLGIIDQAIQRHNPGRHVIIEPHPDVLAFIKAQGWDLLPNVEILPGRWEDYLLPTKDSDGEDVYPPYIGEFDAVYFDTYSQDYQATNPFFYQVFTRVSELDLRDIGLVTSWKTLYPTVEEASWQGVKRKYWSLDQYYLPISHMQHVG
- the NUP49 gene encoding glutathionyl-hydroquinone reductase (EggNog:ENOG503NVIM; COG:U; COG:Y), translated to MSLFGASSSAATATGFPRSSSFPAQPAAPKPAFSFGGTTAPSAAEQKPGGLFSSTAGAPTSGTGLFGAQSNAPQPQKPAGGLFGMQAQQPPANTSFFGASQPAQPPGTTAGGLFGNSQQAQQPAQAGTGFFGATQTSAPTGGLFGSSAQPSNTGNLATNTQPATGGLFGAQPKPFGTSTLPFNAQPVAHASPLMQSNFYQRERFNELPEPQQKVLEEMEKFITGQVQIKNELHARDQSTDMRHLMAGIQDFRSMQEALSASLEADTMRVQSIATSVGKDRDDNVHLYQIATNAKDRLSDGASFVDWLRQFYEGAADDFVVRIQRYRVTMEQIERHLLSLEQREQFAPQGMSYVCI